The sequence TGGGAAGTGCATCTGCACATCTGGATGAAGCGAGTTTGGGCACTGGAGGCCTCGTATGGAACCCGCGCCTGGCACCGTCGTCGAATCGGTGCGGCTCTGTTTGGTGCGGGAGCGTCTCTGCCGAGTTTCGGTTTCGACTCGGAAGTTTGAAGGAGGTCATGGTCATGAGTGGAAAGAATCGAGTCCCTGCCGTCGAAGGATGGTTTGTTGCGGACGGGGAAGCCATCAACCTGATTGGCAGCCAATGCCGCCAATGCCAGAGCTACTTCTTTCCGAAGGAGACCTTTTTCTGTCGGAACCCGGACTGCCAGAGCAAGGAGCTCGACGAGGTTCCGTTCGGTCGCAAGGGAACTCTCTGGTCCTACACCAATAATTGTTATCCACCGCCGAAGCCCTATATGGCGCCGGACCCTTTTGTGCCCTACATCGTTGCGGCGGTGCAGCTCGACGAAGAGAAGATGGTGGTCCTCGGGCAATGTGTTGCCGAGACGGA is a genomic window of Candidatus Binatia bacterium containing:
- a CDS encoding OB-fold domain-containing protein, yielding MSGKNRVPAVEGWFVADGEAINLIGSQCRQCQSYFFPKETFFCRNPDCQSKELDEVPFGRKGTLWSYTNNCYPPPKPYMAPDPFVPYIVAAVQLDEEKMVVLGQCVAETEIEKLKVGMEMELALDVLYEDDDNEYLVWKWKPVGA